A window of Halomonas sp. H10-9-1 contains these coding sequences:
- a CDS encoding TraX family protein translates to MAQQVSVASRAVAAMHRPSSTWTGWGQWLALITMTVDHLTRYALPDGWELGWAGSSIGRIAFPLFAAMVAWHGLFNTRNPLRYARRILVIGLVAQLPYMLMPRAADGLIPRVPLGMPRRLWLGWYPGHFAALALWLGFVGGLG, encoded by the coding sequence ATGGCTCAACAGGTAAGTGTCGCATCCCGGGCCGTCGCCGCCATGCATCGCCCTTCGTCCACCTGGACCGGCTGGGGCCAGTGGCTGGCGCTGATCACCATGACGGTGGATCACCTGACACGCTACGCCCTCCCCGACGGCTGGGAGCTGGGCTGGGCCGGGTCGTCAATCGGCCGCATCGCCTTTCCCCTGTTCGCGGCCATGGTGGCCTGGCACGGGCTCTTCAACACCCGCAACCCGCTGCGCTATGCCCGGCGCATCCTGGTGATCGGCCTGGTGGCCCAACTGCCCTATATGCTGATGCCACGCGCGGCGGATGGCCTGATCCCGAGGGTGCCGCTTGGCATGCCGCGACGGTTGTGGCTCGGCTGGTATCCCGGGCACTTCGCCGCCCTCGCCCTGTGGCTAGGGTTCGTCGGTGGGCTGGGCTGA
- a CDS encoding ABC transporter permease, whose amino-acid sequence MDALMNWLEATLADNSIFTLQTLGYYGEGLVTTVQLVFLSLIVGLVLAVPLAIGRGSRHRWINLPIFFYCYVFRGTPLLVQLYLIYYGVVFVEGIQESWLWVILEKPFVPALIAFTLNTAAYTTEIFRGAIKATSRGEIEAARAYGMSDRLMLRRIVLPSAFRRALPAYGNEVIFMLHASAIASVVTIMDLTGAARFVYARFYAPFDAFLFVAAIYLCLTFAILYFFRWLERRLLAHLKPAGG is encoded by the coding sequence ATGGACGCCCTGATGAACTGGCTCGAGGCCACCCTGGCCGACAACAGCATCTTCACCCTGCAGACCCTCGGCTACTACGGCGAGGGGCTTGTCACCACCGTGCAACTGGTGTTTCTGTCGCTGATCGTCGGCCTGGTGCTGGCGGTGCCCCTGGCCATCGGCCGCGGCTCTCGGCATCGCTGGATCAACCTGCCGATCTTCTTCTACTGCTACGTGTTCCGTGGCACGCCACTGCTCGTGCAGCTTTATCTGATCTACTACGGGGTGGTGTTCGTCGAGGGCATCCAGGAGAGCTGGCTGTGGGTGATCCTCGAGAAGCCCTTCGTACCGGCGCTGATCGCCTTCACTCTCAACACCGCGGCCTACACTACGGAGATCTTCCGCGGCGCCATCAAGGCCACGTCCCGCGGTGAGATCGAGGCGGCCCGCGCCTACGGCATGTCCGATCGCCTGATGCTGCGACGGATCGTGCTGCCCAGCGCCTTCCGCCGTGCCCTGCCGGCCTACGGCAACGAAGTGATCTTCATGCTCCACGCCAGCGCCATAGCAAGCGTGGTCACCATCATGGATCTCACCGGGGCGGCACGCTTCGTCTATGCGCGCTTCTATGCCCCCTTCGACGCCTTCCTGTTCGTGGCGGCCATCTACCTTTGCCTGACCTTTGCCATTCTCTACTTCTTCCGCTGGCTGGAGCGCCGACTGCTCGCCCATCTCAAGCCGGCGGGGGGCTGA
- a CDS encoding succinylglutamate desuccinylase: MPPSRPQTASSESLSSWIRRSLDDDPIDAFTLPGGRAEPRGPGLLELIPDAPAVEAPAGVISVGIHGNETAPIELLQRCLKALGAGETSVGAPTLLVLGSLEAIRRDVRFIDTNLNRLFRRDLEETGAEPERARTLMGAIDAFFARYPGRARLHYDLHTAIRDSRYPRFAVEPYADAVTPPQHWAWLAAADIQAVLHQHRHSWTFSHYTKHYHGAAAFTLELGRARPFGHNDLAPLAPMGRLLLALLAGQPPRRSDPQRMTFLRVEHELMRRSEAFRLAFADDIPNFTEFAPGSLLAEDGEHGATHVGEVPLAVVFPNANVELGARAALLARPVAPPA, translated from the coding sequence ATGCCCCCATCGCGCCCCCAAACGGCATCGAGCGAGTCGCTGTCAAGCTGGATTCGACGCAGCCTCGACGACGACCCCATCGACGCCTTCACGCTGCCCGGAGGACGCGCCGAGCCCCGCGGTCCCGGCCTGCTGGAGCTGATACCGGACGCCCCCGCCGTCGAGGCCCCGGCCGGCGTGATCTCGGTGGGCATTCACGGCAACGAGACCGCCCCCATAGAGCTGCTGCAGCGCTGTCTGAAGGCGCTTGGCGCCGGAGAGACGAGCGTCGGCGCCCCCACGTTGCTGGTCCTCGGCAGCCTCGAGGCGATCCGCCGCGACGTGCGCTTTATCGACACCAACCTCAATCGGCTGTTTCGTCGCGACCTGGAGGAGACAGGCGCCGAACCCGAGCGCGCCCGCACCCTGATGGGGGCGATTGATGCCTTCTTCGCCCGCTACCCCGGCCGCGCGCGGCTGCACTACGACCTCCATACCGCCATCCGCGACAGCCGCTACCCGCGCTTCGCGGTAGAGCCCTATGCCGACGCCGTCACTCCACCGCAGCACTGGGCCTGGCTGGCCGCCGCCGATATTCAGGCGGTGCTTCACCAGCATCGCCATAGCTGGACCTTTTCCCACTACACCAAGCACTACCACGGTGCGGCGGCCTTCACCCTGGAGCTGGGCCGGGCGCGTCCCTTCGGCCACAATGACCTGGCCCCACTGGCGCCCATGGGTCGGCTGCTGCTGGCCCTGCTGGCGGGACAACCGCCGCGGCGGAGCGACCCCCAACGCATGACCTTCCTGCGCGTCGAGCACGAGCTGATGCGCCGCAGCGAGGCCTTTCGCCTGGCCTTCGCCGATGACATCCCCAACTTCACCGAGTTCGCCCCCGGCAGCCTGCTGGCCGAGGATGGTGAACACGGCGCAACCCATGTTGGCGAAGTGCCGCTGGCGGTGGTATTCCCCAACGCCAACGTCGAGCTGGGTGCCCGAGCGGCGCTGCTGGCCCGGCCAGTCGCGCCCCCCGCCTAA
- a CDS encoding ABC transporter permease, which produces MIDLHGYGPRLVEGALITIELALLSLVLAILLGLATASAKMSRNWLAHRIGTLYTTIVRGVPDLVLMLLLFFGGQIGINMVTDALYDHFGWDIFININEFVAGVLTIGLIFGAYMGETFRGAFLAVDAGQTEAGRAYGMGPWLLFRRIRFPQMMRHALPGISNNWMVLLKTTALVSVIGLSDMVRVAAEASKATREPFTFMMIVAVIYLLIASVSEWTFARLQKRYNVGYGETD; this is translated from the coding sequence ATGATCGATCTGCACGGCTACGGGCCGCGGCTCGTCGAAGGCGCCCTGATCACCATCGAGCTGGCGCTGCTGTCGCTGGTGCTGGCCATCCTATTGGGGCTTGCCACCGCCAGCGCCAAGATGTCACGCAACTGGCTGGCCCACCGCATCGGCACGCTCTACACCACCATCGTGCGCGGGGTCCCCGACCTGGTGCTGATGCTGCTGCTGTTCTTCGGCGGCCAGATCGGCATCAATATGGTCACCGATGCGCTCTATGACCACTTCGGTTGGGACATCTTCATCAACATCAACGAATTCGTGGCGGGAGTGCTGACCATCGGGCTGATCTTCGGTGCCTACATGGGCGAGACCTTCCGTGGCGCCTTCCTCGCCGTCGATGCGGGTCAGACCGAGGCCGGCCGCGCCTACGGCATGGGGCCCTGGCTACTGTTTCGACGCATTCGCTTCCCGCAGATGATGCGCCACGCCCTGCCCGGCATCTCCAACAACTGGATGGTGCTGCTCAAGACCACCGCGCTGGTCTCGGTGATCGGCCTCTCGGACATGGTGCGCGTGGCCGCCGAGGCGTCCAAGGCCACCCGCGAACCCTTCACCTTCATGATGATCGTGGCGGTGATCTACCTGCTGATCGCCAGCGTCTCCGAGTGGACCTTCGCGCGCCTGCAGAAGCGCTATAACGTCGGCTACGGGGAGACAGACTGA
- a CDS encoding FAD-dependent oxidoreductase — MSSLPLSGPRLGRRQLLKLGLGAGAAGLLPLAALQAETVATRARVVILGGGAAGMAMANRLAMRLNGARITVVEPRETHHYQPGWTLVASGVWEADRTTRPNTDFRPAGIGWVKGPAVGIDAGQRRITLADASTLEYDLLVIATGLQLNYHLIEGMSPELVGSHGIGSVYAGLEAASRTRDAIDAWLAQGGGQGLFTTPPTAIKCAGAPIKMTFTTLSRIKAASDRDAFKLDYFTPSDGMFSQPWISDFLKQRFDHEGITRHHGRHLSAIDPQARQAEFTARDGTTEVRDYDFLHVVPPMSAPDFVKASDLIARDGPFAGEWLDTDIHTLQHNRYPEVFGIGDVIGAPINKTAASVKAQAPVVEANIAAFLQGRQLPARHNGYTSCPLITDIGKAMLVEFGYDNDMAFLPSFSFIDPKEESWAAWVLKDYLLQPAYYAMLEGRV; from the coding sequence ATGTCATCTCTTCCTCTGTCAGGGCCGCGCCTGGGGCGCCGCCAGCTGCTCAAGCTGGGGCTGGGCGCCGGCGCCGCCGGTCTGCTGCCCCTGGCCGCTCTTCAGGCCGAAACGGTCGCGACTCGCGCCCGCGTGGTGATCCTTGGCGGCGGCGCCGCCGGCATGGCCATGGCCAACCGCCTGGCCATGCGGCTCAACGGCGCCCGCATCACCGTAGTGGAGCCTCGCGAGACCCACCACTATCAGCCCGGCTGGACCCTGGTCGCCTCGGGGGTCTGGGAGGCTGACCGCACCACCCGCCCCAACACCGACTTCCGCCCCGCCGGCATCGGCTGGGTCAAGGGACCGGCGGTGGGCATCGATGCCGGACAGCGGCGCATCACCCTGGCCGATGCCAGCACCCTGGAGTATGACCTCCTGGTGATCGCCACCGGCCTGCAGCTCAACTATCACCTGATCGAGGGCATGTCACCGGAGCTGGTCGGTAGCCACGGCATCGGCAGTGTCTATGCCGGCCTGGAAGCGGCCAGCCGTACGCGGGACGCCATCGACGCCTGGCTCGCGCAAGGCGGCGGCCAGGGGCTCTTCACCACACCGCCCACCGCCATCAAGTGTGCCGGCGCACCGATCAAGATGACCTTTACCACGCTGTCGCGCATCAAGGCCGCCTCTGACCGTGACGCCTTCAAGCTGGACTACTTCACGCCTAGCGACGGCATGTTTAGTCAGCCCTGGATCAGCGACTTCCTCAAGCAGCGCTTCGATCACGAAGGCATCACTCGCCATCATGGACGCCACTTGTCGGCCATCGACCCGCAAGCACGCCAGGCCGAGTTCACCGCACGCGACGGCACGACCGAGGTGCGCGACTACGACTTCCTCCATGTGGTGCCGCCCATGAGCGCGCCGGACTTCGTCAAGGCCAGCGATCTGATCGCCCGTGACGGCCCCTTCGCCGGCGAGTGGCTGGATACCGACATCCACACCCTGCAGCACAACCGCTATCCGGAGGTGTTCGGCATCGGCGACGTGATCGGCGCACCGATCAACAAGACCGCGGCCAGCGTCAAGGCCCAGGCACCGGTGGTGGAGGCCAACATCGCAGCCTTCCTGCAGGGGCGTCAGTTGCCGGCCCGGCACAACGGCTACACCTCCTGCCCGCTGATCACCGATATCGGCAAGGCGATGCTGGTGGAGTTCGGGTATGACAACGACATGGCCTTCCTACCCTCCTTCTCGTTCATCGACCCGAAGGAGGAGTCATGGGCCGCCTGGGTGCTCAAGGACTATCTCCTGCAGCCCGCCTACTACGCCATGCTCGAAGGCCGCGTTTAA
- the purE gene encoding 5-(carboxyamino)imidazole ribonucleotide mutase, with protein sequence MQSDTIQSETLAPRVGVIMGSKSDWPVMEHAVAMLERLGVPYETRVVSAHRTPDLLFDYAKGAAERGLQVIVAGAGGAAHLPGMVASQTALPVLGVPVESKALKGLDSLLSIVQMPGGIAVGTLAIGKAGATNAGLLAAQIIGLQDATVRGAVEAFRAEQTQTVLDNPDPRP encoded by the coding sequence ATGCAGTCCGATACCATACAGTCCGAGACACTGGCGCCGAGGGTCGGCGTGATCATGGGGTCCAAGTCCGACTGGCCGGTGATGGAGCATGCCGTGGCGATGCTCGAGCGCCTGGGCGTGCCGTACGAGACCCGCGTGGTCTCCGCCCATCGCACCCCGGACCTGCTGTTCGACTACGCCAAGGGGGCGGCCGAGAGAGGGCTTCAGGTGATCGTCGCCGGCGCCGGTGGGGCTGCTCACCTGCCGGGCATGGTGGCCTCCCAGACCGCGCTGCCGGTGCTGGGCGTGCCGGTGGAGTCCAAGGCGCTCAAGGGCCTGGATTCGCTGCTCTCCATCGTGCAGATGCCCGGCGGCATCGCGGTGGGCACGCTGGCCATCGGCAAGGCCGGCGCCACCAACGCCGGGCTGCTGGCCGCCCAGATCATTGGCCTGCAGGACGCGACCGTGCGCGGCGCGGTGGAGGCTTTCCGCGCCGAGCAGACGCAGACGGTACTCGACAATCCCGACCCCCGGCCCTGA
- a CDS encoding YeiH family protein: MWQGLVVCITLTAAGFGLAQLPPLANAGISPLVVALLLGIVIGNTPLAGSLRHTTPGLKFATRWLLRGGIVLFGLSLTLQQVAALGPRVLLLDVLVISSVLIVGYLIGTRVLGMDRETTLLTSAGSAICGAAAVLATESTIRSRPAATSMAVATVVLFGSLAMLAYPLLYPLLGMEEGLYGVYIGATVHEVAQVVAAGEAVGPEALANAVIVKLVRVMLLVPFLLIVGQWWMRRREGDEAQATGGGLVIPWFAFGFMAMVVFNSLVQLPAPLHDGLVLAGQLALTMAMAALGYETRLEKLKALGIKPFILALTLFVLLLGGGLLASTLLMG, from the coding sequence ATGTGGCAAGGCCTGGTGGTCTGTATCACCCTGACCGCCGCCGGCTTCGGCCTGGCACAGCTCCCCCCTCTGGCCAACGCCGGCATCAGCCCCCTGGTGGTGGCGCTGCTGCTCGGCATCGTAATCGGCAACACCCCGCTGGCCGGGAGCCTTCGCCACACCACGCCCGGGCTGAAATTCGCCACCCGCTGGCTGCTGCGCGGCGGCATCGTGCTGTTCGGCCTCTCGCTGACCCTGCAGCAGGTCGCCGCCCTGGGCCCCCGGGTGCTGCTGCTCGACGTGCTGGTCATCTCCAGCGTGCTGATCGTCGGCTACCTCATCGGCACCCGGGTGCTGGGCATGGACCGCGAGACCACCCTGCTGACCAGCGCCGGCAGCGCCATCTGCGGCGCCGCTGCGGTGCTGGCCACCGAGTCGACCATCCGCTCGCGCCCGGCAGCCACCTCCATGGCGGTGGCCACGGTGGTGCTGTTCGGCTCGCTGGCGATGCTGGCCTACCCGCTGCTCTATCCGCTGCTGGGCATGGAGGAGGGCCTCTACGGCGTCTATATCGGTGCCACCGTCCACGAGGTCGCCCAGGTGGTGGCCGCCGGCGAGGCGGTGGGCCCCGAGGCCCTGGCCAACGCGGTGATCGTCAAGCTGGTGCGGGTGATGCTGCTGGTGCCCTTCCTGCTGATCGTCGGCCAGTGGTGGATGCGCCGCCGCGAGGGGGATGAGGCTCAGGCAACCGGCGGCGGCCTGGTGATCCCCTGGTTCGCCTTCGGCTTCATGGCCATGGTGGTCTTCAACAGCCTGGTCCAGCTGCCCGCCCCGCTGCACGACGGCCTGGTGCTGGCCGGCCAGCTGGCGCTGACCATGGCCATGGCGGCGCTGGGCTACGAGACCCGGCTGGAGAAGCTCAAGGCGCTGGGCATCAAGCCCTTCATCCTGGCGCTGACGCTCTTCGTGCTGCTGCTCGGCGGCGGCCTGCTGGCCAGCACCCTGTTGATGGGCTGA
- a CDS encoding ATP-binding cassette domain-containing protein yields the protein MAENPIPLQVRDIKKRFGDTEVLKGLSLTAHKGDVITLIGASGSGKSTFLRCMNLLEQPDEGDLIVHGEEIRFKQTRHGREPADWKQVVNMRAKLSMVFQSFNLWAHMTLLENVIEAPVHVLGKSKSDAIDHARQLLERVGLSERADAYPAQMSGGQQQRGAIARALAMDPEVMLFDEPTSALDPELVGDVLKVMRDLAAEGRTMILVTHEMAFARDVSSQVVYLHQGVIEESGAPEEVLGNPRSERLQQFLAPKH from the coding sequence ATGGCTGAAAACCCGATTCCGCTGCAAGTCCGCGATATCAAGAAGCGCTTCGGCGACACCGAAGTGCTCAAGGGCCTGTCGCTCACCGCTCACAAGGGCGACGTCATCACCCTGATCGGCGCCTCCGGCTCCGGCAAGAGCACCTTCCTACGCTGCATGAACCTGCTCGAGCAGCCCGACGAGGGTGATCTGATCGTCCACGGCGAAGAGATCCGCTTCAAGCAGACCAGGCACGGCCGCGAGCCAGCCGACTGGAAGCAGGTCGTCAACATGCGTGCCAAGCTCTCGATGGTGTTTCAGAGCTTCAACCTGTGGGCTCATATGACGCTGCTGGAAAACGTCATCGAGGCGCCGGTGCATGTGCTCGGCAAGTCCAAGTCGGACGCCATCGACCATGCTCGCCAGTTGCTCGAGCGGGTGGGCCTGAGCGAGCGCGCCGATGCCTACCCGGCGCAGATGTCCGGCGGTCAGCAGCAGCGCGGTGCCATCGCCCGGGCGCTGGCCATGGACCCGGAGGTGATGCTGTTCGACGAGCCCACTTCGGCCCTCGACCCGGAGCTCGTCGGCGACGTGCTCAAGGTGATGCGCGACCTGGCCGCGGAGGGGCGCACCATGATCCTGGTCACCCATGAGATGGCCTTCGCCCGGGACGTCTCCAGCCAGGTGGTCTACCTCCACCAGGGCGTGATCGAGGAGTCGGGGGCCCCGGAAGAGGTGCTGGGCAATCCCCGCTCCGAGCGCCTCCAGCAGTTCCTGGCACCCAAGCACTGA
- a CDS encoding 5-(carboxyamino)imidazole ribonucleotide synthase: MNIGVLGAGQLGRMLALAGYPLANRFTFLDTTGHPSAGIGEVMIDTDRKHLEAFLEKVDLVTYEFEHLPVSLVQAIEEVRPVYPSSEAIRVCQNRAEEKALFDRLGIPTPAYRLVEHADELEAAARELGCPVVAKSVTEGYDGKGQAVLKDPAEAAEVWRTINHPQLVVEAFVDFVREVSIIAVRGRDGEVAFYPMAENQHVDGILRYSIAPMPDLDERVQQIADGYIRALLDALDYVGVLTLELFQCADGSLLANEMAPRVHNSGHWSIDGAVTSQFENHLRAIQGLPLGDTAARMPTCMVNVIGREGEVAEILALPDTHLHRYDKSERAGRKLAHINLLAPTHAELLERVRACATLLPDAPAPRFSFE; encoded by the coding sequence ATGAACATCGGCGTCCTGGGTGCCGGCCAACTCGGCCGCATGCTGGCCCTGGCCGGTTATCCCCTGGCCAACCGCTTCACCTTTCTCGACACCACCGGCCACCCTAGCGCCGGTATCGGTGAGGTGATGATCGACACCGACAGGAAGCACCTCGAGGCCTTCCTCGAGAAGGTCGACCTGGTGACCTACGAGTTCGAGCACCTGCCGGTCTCGCTGGTCCAGGCGATCGAGGAGGTCAGGCCGGTCTATCCGTCGAGCGAGGCGATCCGTGTCTGCCAGAACCGCGCCGAGGAGAAGGCGCTGTTCGACCGCCTGGGCATCCCCACCCCGGCCTATCGGCTAGTGGAGCATGCCGACGAGCTGGAGGCGGCGGCCCGTGAGCTGGGCTGCCCGGTGGTGGCCAAGTCGGTCACCGAGGGCTATGACGGCAAGGGCCAGGCGGTGCTCAAGGACCCCGCCGAGGCGGCCGAGGTGTGGCGTACGATCAACCACCCGCAGCTTGTCGTCGAGGCCTTCGTCGACTTCGTGCGCGAGGTGTCGATCATCGCCGTGCGCGGTCGTGACGGCGAGGTGGCCTTCTATCCCATGGCCGAAAACCAGCACGTCGACGGTATCCTGCGCTACTCCATCGCGCCTATGCCTGACCTGGACGAGCGCGTGCAGCAGATCGCCGACGGCTATATCCGTGCACTGCTCGACGCGCTCGACTACGTGGGGGTGCTGACCCTGGAGCTGTTCCAGTGCGCCGACGGTAGCCTGCTGGCCAACGAGATGGCGCCCCGGGTGCACAACTCCGGCCACTGGTCCATCGATGGCGCGGTGACCAGCCAGTTCGAGAACCACCTGCGTGCCATCCAGGGGCTGCCGCTCGGCGACACCGCGGCGCGCATGCCCACCTGCATGGTCAATGTGATCGGTCGCGAGGGCGAGGTGGCCGAGATCCTGGCCCTGCCGGACACCCACCTGCACCGTTACGACAAGAGCGAGCGTGCCGGCCGCAAGCTGGCCCATATCAACCTGCTGGCGCCTACCCACGCCGAGTTGCTGGAACGGGTGCGTGCCTGCGCGACCCTGTTGCCGGACGCCCCGGCGCCGCGTTTCAGCTTCGAGTAG
- a CDS encoding transporter substrate-binding domain-containing protein, which translates to MQLHKILSLGAIGAALVAGTASADVRDIRIGVDVPYEPMEYRTPDGELTGFDIDLGNALCAEIGIDCEWVVQGWDGIIPGLMARKYDAIMSSMTINEQRREQVLFSDPYITPPSAWFTPGDVEIGTPSEETLEGLTVGVQRGTLQDNYVTDMYGDVADVNRYATADDMVLDMDSGRLDAVFLDFPIGKSTLLDSDAGDYKVVGQKITEPKEYFGEGFGIAFRQRDEALAEAFNEALATLKENGTYDEIHATYFGVE; encoded by the coding sequence ATGCAGCTACACAAGATCCTCAGCCTCGGCGCCATCGGTGCCGCCCTTGTGGCCGGCACCGCCAGTGCCGACGTCCGTGACATCCGCATCGGCGTCGACGTGCCTTACGAGCCCATGGAGTACCGCACGCCAGACGGTGAGCTCACCGGCTTCGACATCGACCTGGGCAACGCCCTGTGTGCCGAGATCGGCATCGACTGCGAGTGGGTCGTGCAGGGCTGGGACGGCATCATCCCCGGCCTGATGGCACGCAAGTACGACGCCATCATGTCGTCGATGACCATCAATGAGCAGCGCCGTGAGCAGGTGCTGTTCTCCGACCCCTACATCACCCCGCCGTCGGCCTGGTTCACTCCCGGCGACGTCGAGATCGGTACCCCATCCGAGGAGACCCTAGAGGGTCTGACCGTTGGCGTGCAGCGCGGCACCCTGCAGGACAACTACGTCACCGACATGTATGGCGACGTGGCCGACGTCAACCGCTATGCCACCGCCGACGACATGGTGCTGGACATGGACTCAGGCCGCCTCGACGCGGTGTTCCTCGACTTCCCGATCGGCAAGTCGACCCTGCTCGACAGCGACGCGGGCGACTACAAGGTAGTGGGCCAGAAGATCACCGAGCCCAAGGAGTACTTCGGCGAAGGCTTCGGTATCGCCTTCCGCCAACGTGACGAGGCGCTGGCCGAGGCCTTCAACGAGGCGCTCGCCACACTGAAGGAGAACGGCACCTACGACGAGATCCACGCGACCTATTTCGGCGTGGAGTGA
- a CDS encoding LysR substrate-binding domain-containing protein has translation MSFRQLQVFAAVARLGTVSAAAVELSLSQSATSQALSDLERHLGIALFERLGRRLHLNDLGRRLLPRAEELLDGVAGFVAEATEPEGRLQGVLSVSASATVGTYLLPALAGRFSEAYPAADLRLRLRNTFEVITDVLRLEADLGLIEGECREPALASEAWCEDRMVVVAAPGHGLARRGRLDEAALAEADWILRETGSGTRSVFEQAMRARGAPPKVRMELGQHEAIKQAVRAGLGLGCLSRLSVAGELERGELVALDTPLRLRRTFSLVWHPQRYRSPLWQAFKVFLVEARHSAQPTDEP, from the coding sequence GTGAGTTTTCGACAGCTGCAGGTCTTCGCTGCGGTGGCGCGGCTCGGCACGGTGAGCGCGGCCGCCGTCGAGCTCAGCCTCTCCCAGTCGGCGACCAGCCAGGCGCTCTCGGACCTCGAGCGGCACCTGGGTATCGCGCTGTTCGAGCGGCTGGGGCGTCGCCTGCACCTCAACGACCTGGGTCGCCGGCTGCTGCCCCGGGCCGAGGAGCTGCTGGACGGCGTCGCCGGCTTCGTGGCCGAGGCCACCGAGCCCGAGGGTCGCCTGCAGGGGGTGCTCAGCGTATCGGCCAGCGCCACCGTGGGCACCTACCTGCTGCCGGCCCTGGCCGGCCGCTTCAGTGAAGCGTACCCGGCGGCGGACCTGCGGCTCAGGCTGCGCAACACCTTCGAGGTGATCACCGATGTGCTGCGCCTGGAGGCGGACCTGGGGCTGATCGAAGGGGAGTGTCGCGAGCCGGCACTGGCCAGCGAGGCCTGGTGCGAGGATCGCATGGTGGTGGTGGCCGCGCCGGGCCATGGGCTGGCCCGGCGTGGGCGCCTCGACGAGGCGGCGCTGGCCGAGGCCGACTGGATCCTCCGCGAGACCGGCTCGGGCACCCGCAGCGTCTTCGAGCAGGCCATGCGCGCCCGCGGCGCGCCGCCCAAGGTGCGCATGGAGCTCGGCCAGCATGAGGCGATCAAGCAGGCGGTGCGGGCCGGCCTGGGGCTCGGCTGCCTGTCGCGGCTGAGTGTGGCCGGCGAGCTCGAGCGCGGCGAGCTGGTCGCGCTCGACACGCCGTTGCGGCTGCGCCGCACCTTCTCGTTGGTCTGGCACCCGCAGCGCTATCGCAGCCCGCTATGGCAGGCCTTCAAGGTGTTTCTGGTCGAGGCGCGCCACTCAGCCCAGCCCACCGACGAACCCTAG
- a CDS encoding class I SAM-dependent methyltransferase: MPDPSALSPATLAGHYDGAAQAGGESLMVRLAAAFRAAGHDPEHLGLDEIAGIDQLHLGGRRASRHLAALGRLVPGERVLDVGCGTGGASRLLAQEFGCEALGVDITAAFIEVAEWLSRATGLAESSRFLCADAARTPLAEATFDAVWCQHALMNMPDVAAVLAEWRRLLKPGGRVLLHEVVSGDNPEPIALPVPWASDPAASHLCSRAAFEARLAAAGFVSESLEDVTATALAWRQKHSRREAAEELPAAPALPGPALIFGERFAAMGRNLRDNLAADKVRILAGCWRLA, translated from the coding sequence ATGCCCGATCCCTCCGCCTTGTCACCTGCCACCCTGGCAGGCCACTACGACGGCGCGGCACAGGCCGGTGGCGAATCGCTGATGGTGCGCCTGGCGGCCGCCTTCCGTGCGGCGGGGCATGATCCCGAGCATCTCGGCCTCGACGAGATCGCCGGGATCGATCAGCTGCACCTGGGCGGGCGTCGGGCAAGTCGCCACCTGGCGGCGCTGGGGAGGCTGGTGCCCGGTGAGCGGGTGCTGGACGTTGGCTGCGGCACCGGCGGGGCCAGCCGTCTGCTGGCGCAGGAGTTTGGCTGCGAGGCGCTGGGAGTAGATATCACCGCCGCCTTTATCGAGGTGGCCGAATGGTTGAGCCGTGCCACCGGGCTGGCCGAGAGTTCCCGCTTCCTGTGCGCGGACGCAGCGCGCACGCCGCTTGCGGAGGCGACCTTCGACGCGGTGTGGTGCCAGCATGCGCTGATGAACATGCCTGACGTGGCCGCGGTGCTGGCGGAGTGGCGGCGGCTGCTGAAGCCCGGTGGTCGGGTGCTGCTGCATGAGGTGGTGTCTGGTGACAACCCCGAGCCCATCGCGCTGCCGGTGCCCTGGGCCAGCGACCCGGCGGCGAGTCATCTATGCTCCCGAGCGGCCTTCGAGGCGCGTTTGGCCGCGGCGGGCTTCGTGAGCGAGTCGCTGGAGGACGTGACCGCGACGGCCCTGGCCTGGCGCCAGAAGCACAGTCGTCGCGAGGCTGCCGAAGAGCTGCCCGCCGCCCCGGCGCTGCCGGGGCCGGCGCTGATCTTCGGCGAGCGCTTCGCCGCCATGGGGCGCAATCTGCGCGACAACCTGGCGGCGGACAAGGTGCGCATCCTGGCCGGCTGCTGGCGCTTGGCCTGA